The DNA window AAAGGAGCCTCTGATCATAAATCAAAGAGAGATGAACGAGCTCAACTTTTCAGTCGATGCGGCTGCCGCCTACAATGTGCTAAAGCATGGAAAAAACATCACAGTGATAACCGGGCATATCTGCCTTCAGGCACTCTTTGGAAAGGAGACATACTCAAAGCTTATGAAGTCTCCATCCAATCCTGTTTTCAAGTATATACAGGAGAAAACGCTGCCTTGGTTTAACTTTATAGGGCCGGCCTTTGGAGTCGAAGGCTTCTACAACTGGGATGTAGTCGCCGCCGTATACCTCACAAACCCAGAGATATTCAAGGACAGTTTTGAGTATATCTGCTCCGAACCTGAAGAGCTTACGCGAGGATATCTAAATCCTTGCTGTTCTTCCGATGGATACAGTTTGAACATACCCACCGACATAGTTGAAAAAGAGCGTTTCGATGAGCTTGTTTTCTCGGCTTGGGAGAACGCATTTTAACTATAGTTTCTATCTATGGAGTGTAGATTTATCATAGTTTATTTATATTTAGATTGTCTTTGGTTTTATTGTATAATTCTTGGTGGAGATATGGTTTAACATTTAAATCTTAGGAGGTTTATATATGAAAAGATTTGTAAGTACTTTTTTAGCTGTAACTGTGCTGGCTTCTTCTCTACTATTTGTAGGATGCAGCTCTAATGAAGAAGGCTCTTCTAGCGAAAGCACTTCTGCTGAAAGCAACTCTGCCGAAGATAAAGCTGAAGAAAAAACTGAAGAGAAGCCTGAAGAAAAGGAAGAGGCTGAAGCTTCATACCAGTACTACACCGCCGATGAAACTAAGGCAAAAATAGAAAACAAAGAGGATATGTACATCCTAGATATCCAGGTTGAAGACGAGTTCAACGCACACCACATAGAGGGCGCTGTAGCTACTTACGCTTACCCTGTAAAGA is part of the Andreesenia angusta genome and encodes:
- a CDS encoding nucleoside hydrolase, producing the protein MKKVIFDCDNTMGVCEKDVDDGLALLYLLGRADVSLLGVTTTFGNSSIDVVQANTMAMFEELSLAQEIPLAKGAGAGEDRRSEASKFLLESAKRSPGEISLLATGSLTNLYGAYLLDNDFFSYLKEIVIMGGVKEPLIINQREMNELNFSVDAAAAYNVLKHGKNITVITGHICLQALFGKETYSKLMKSPSNPVFKYIQEKTLPWFNFIGPAFGVEGFYNWDVVAAVYLTNPEIFKDSFEYICSEPEELTRGYLNPCCSSDGYSLNIPTDIVEKERFDELVFSAWENAF
- a CDS encoding rhodanese-like domain-containing protein, with amino-acid sequence MKRFVSTFLAVTVLASSLLFVGCSSNEEGSSSESTSAESNSAEDKAEEKTEEKPEEKEEAEASYQYYTADETKAKIENKEDMYILDIQVEDEFNAHHIEGAVATYAYPVKSDEDKAKLDAVLPELEAGTEPILVVCPGGAGGATRTIDYLTEKGVAADRLFILENGQSKWPHDELLAK